GATCAATGCGGCCTTCGGGCGTGCGGTTGAACGGCAGGCCCATCTTTTCCAGGTCCAGCACGGCGTCGATGGCCTCTTTGGCCATGACCTCCGCAGCGTCCTGGTCGACCAGGTAATCGCCGCCCTTGACCGTGTCAAAGGTGTGCCATTCCCAGTTGTCTTCTTCGACGTTGGCCAGTGCTGCGCACATGCCGCCCTGCGCTGCACCAGTGTGCGAGCGGGTGGGGTACAGCTTGGTCAGTACCGCCGTGCGTGCGCGCTGCCCGGATTCGATTGCGGCACGCATACCGGCGCCGCCGGCGCCGACAATAACGACGTCGTACTTATGGACCTGCATAGCAGATGCTCTTTCTGTTGAAACCTGTGAATCGTTCGTGGTGGTCGCACCCCGTCAGGGGTGCGACCGTGCGCGGTTACGCCTTGCAGAAGTCCGCGAGCAGCTCCGTGGGAGCGCCGGCGGGGCAGGGGTCGAAGGTGAAGATCACCAAGGTGCCGAGCACGATAATCACGAGCGAAGCAATGTAGAGAATGCTCTTCAACGCCATCCGGGTGGAGTTCTTGTCAGCGTAGTCATTGATGATGACGCGGACGCCGTTGGTGCCGTGCAGCATGGCAAGCCACAGCATGACCAGGTCCCAGACCTGCCACAGCGGGCTGGCCCACTTGCCGGCGACGAAGCCGAAGTCCACCGCGTGGATGCCGTCGCCCACCATGAGGTTGACGAAGAGGTGCGTGAAGATCAGGACGATCAGGATGGCACCGGAGATGCGCATGAACAACCATGCCAGCATCTCGAAGTTGCCTTTGCCGCCCGGGGTGCGGGCGTACTTGGGGGAAATCCGGCCGGAGCGCGGAGCCTCGATGGAGACGGCCTCGTTGGTTGATGTACTCATGGCTTAGTGGCCCCCGAAAACGATGGGAAGGTGGCGAATGGAGAAACCGATCATCGTGATCACCCAAAGACCGACGACGCTCCACAGCATCTGGCGCTGGTACTTCGGGCCCTTCTTCCAAAAATCGATCAGGATCACGCGTACGCCGTTAAAGGCATGGAACACGATGGCGGCAACGAGGCCGAGTTCGCCGAGGCCCATGATGGGGTTCTTGTACGCGCCGATCACTACGTTGTAGGCCTCCGGTGAAACACGCACCAGTGAGGTATCCAAAACGTGGACCAAAAGGAAGAAGAAGATCACCACGCCGGTAATGCGATGCGCAACCCACGACCACTGGCCTTCACGGCCGCGGTAGAGAGTGCCTGCTGGTAACTTCGACACTGAATTTTCCTCCCTGCAACGCAAGCGGCGCTGGCGTGTCTTCCACGCAGTGATGACGCCGGTGCGACAGCAATATAAGCTCAAGCATAATCTAGGTCTCCCCGGGAACGCTTTCAATTTAGGACGCCCTATCATGTGACCCTCGTTACACTCTGCGGGGGTCCTCCAGCCGGGCGGATTACCCTCCGCGGCGCTCCGGGCAGAAGTCACGAAGCCCGGTTCCGGCGGACTCGCCGCTCCGTCGGCTAATCTTGGCTTTGATGAGTACAGAACAGGTAAGCCCTAATCCTTCCTCAGCGGACTTTGACCGCTTTTACGGCGTCATCCCCGCCGGCGGCGTCGGAACCCGCCTGTGGCCGTTGTCCCGTGCAGCTGCGCCCAAGTTCCTTCATGACCTGACGGGCTCCGGCTCGACGCTCATCCGGGCCACCTACGACCGGCTGCGCCCGCTCAGCGGCGACCGAGTCATGGTTGTCACGGGAACGCTGCACCGCGAGGCAGTGCGGAAGCAGCTTCCGGAAATCACCGGCAAAAACCTGGTGCTGGAGCTGGAGCCGAAGGATTCCGCGGCGGCCATCGGTCTTGCCGCGGCCATCCTCTATAAGCGGGATCCGAACATCATCATGGGGTCCTTTGCCGCCGACCAGGTCATCACTCCGGTCGAGGTGTTCCAGGACGCCGTGCGGGAAGCCATCCACACCGCCGCGCAGGGGTACATCGTCACCATCGGCATCCATCCGACCCACCCGGCCACCGGATTCGGGTACATCAGGGCCGGCGACAAACTGGACATCGCCGGGGCCCCCAGCGCACACGCCGTCGTCGAATTCGTGGAAAAGCCCTCGGGAGACGTGGCGCGCACCTACCTCGCCAACGGACGCTACAGCTGGAACGCGGGAATGTTCGTGGCTCCGGTGGACCTGATGCTCAAGCACCTGGAAGCGAACGAGCCGGATCTCTATGCCGGCCTGATGGAAATTGCCGAGGCCTGGGACACCCCGGCGCGGCGCGAGGTGGTGCGCCGGATCTGGCCCACGCTGCCCAAGATTGCCATTGACTATGCCGTGGCGGAGCCCGCGGCGGCAGCCGGCGACGTGGCCATGATCCCGGGCATCTTCAACTGGGACGACGTCGGAGACTTTGCCGCCATCGGACGGCTCAACCCGGCCGCGGAGAACAGCGACCTCACGGTCATGGGGGAAGGGGCGCGGGTCTACTCGGAGAATGCCTCCGGCATTGTGGTTTCCGACACCAAGCGCGTCATCGCCCTGATCGGTATCGAGGATGTGGTGATCGTCGATACCCTGGACGCGCTGCTGGTTACCACCAAGGAACACGCCCAGGAAGTAAAAAAGGCAGTGGAGCACCTCAAGGCCAGCGGCGACACCGACGTCCTGTAACGGCAGATGGATGCTTGCGGGACGGAACATCGTCACACGGTTCCCGTAACAGCAGCCTCAGTGGCTAACCTTGAAGCTGTGCCTACTATCCCACTGAACAGCTCCCCGGTTCCGTCGATGCGCGGAAGTGTTGCTCCGCTGCTGGGGGAGCTGAT
This genomic interval from Arthrobacter sp. zg-Y820 contains the following:
- a CDS encoding succinate dehydrogenase hydrophobic membrane anchor subunit, which translates into the protein MSTSTNEAVSIEAPRSGRISPKYARTPGGKGNFEMLAWLFMRISGAILIVLIFTHLFVNLMVGDGIHAVDFGFVAGKWASPLWQVWDLVMLWLAMLHGTNGVRVIINDYADKNSTRMALKSILYIASLVIIVLGTLVIFTFDPCPAGAPTELLADFCKA
- the sdhC gene encoding succinate dehydrogenase, cytochrome b556 subunit; translated protein: MSKLPAGTLYRGREGQWSWVAHRITGVVIFFFLLVHVLDTSLVRVSPEAYNVVIGAYKNPIMGLGELGLVAAIVFHAFNGVRVILIDFWKKGPKYQRQMLWSVVGLWVITMIGFSIRHLPIVFGGH
- a CDS encoding mannose-1-phosphate guanylyltransferase; the protein is MSTEQVSPNPSSADFDRFYGVIPAGGVGTRLWPLSRAAAPKFLHDLTGSGSTLIRATYDRLRPLSGDRVMVVTGTLHREAVRKQLPEITGKNLVLELEPKDSAAAIGLAAAILYKRDPNIIMGSFAADQVITPVEVFQDAVREAIHTAAQGYIVTIGIHPTHPATGFGYIRAGDKLDIAGAPSAHAVVEFVEKPSGDVARTYLANGRYSWNAGMFVAPVDLMLKHLEANEPDLYAGLMEIAEAWDTPARREVVRRIWPTLPKIAIDYAVAEPAAAAGDVAMIPGIFNWDDVGDFAAIGRLNPAAENSDLTVMGEGARVYSENASGIVVSDTKRVIALIGIEDVVIVDTLDALLVTTKEHAQEVKKAVEHLKASGDTDVL